In Coffea eugenioides isolate CCC68of unplaced genomic scaffold, Ceug_1.0 ScVebR1_175;HRSCAF=696, whole genome shotgun sequence, one genomic interval encodes:
- the LOC113755800 gene encoding protein NETWORKED 1D-like has translation MATISHTNSRRMYSWWWDSHISPKNSKWLQENLTDMDAKVKSMIKLIEEDADSFAKRAEMYYKKRPELMKLVEEFYRAYRALAERYDHATGVIRHAHRTMAEAFPNQVSLMLDDSPANSASGPDHQTPEMSTPVRAFFEPDELQNEALGLSALHSNGAKRNGTLTEDGRVRKSLQFLEAEEKEKNVLSSDNQSHKSQLLSEQNQVHESEEILSLKKALVKVEEEKEAGLMQYQQSLEKLSMLESERACAHEDSKGLSEQASQAQAQAATLKEALTKLETEKEANLLQYRQCLDRISDLEKTISRAQEDAEEHNQRVNKAEIEAQSLKDELTKVSAEKDAALDQYMSSLEMISNLEHKLQCTEEDIRKLEQRAEKAENEVETLKRAISSLTQEKEAAEVQYHQCLETISSLERNLSSAQEEAKRLNVEIETGIANLKGAEEQCLLLERSNHSLQSEVEVLMLKMGNQSQELTEKQKELGRLWTCIQEERLRFVEAETAFQTLQHLHAQAQEELRSLSSELQNKVQNLREMETHNERLHEEVLKVKEENKSLNELRVSSAITIKDLQNEISSLTETKGKLEEEVELRLDQRNALQQEIYCLKEELNDFNKKHSSIVEQVHAVGLHADSFGTSVKELQDENSNLKDSCQRERSEKLALLEELEILEQLLEKNSILENSLADLNAELEAVRHKITALEESCQSLLEEKSALLDDKASLQAQLQDANQSLENLSEKNTFLENSLSDALDELQGLKTKSRSLEESCQLLVDEKARVVAEKDVLTSQLESTNMRLDNLERRYVELGEQYSDLEKEKESSDCKLQELQISLDVQKQEHASFTHTREMQLACLESDRSLLQEEIHSSKREFNKELDNSFHSHIEVFILRKCARDLEEKNFCLSAKNQKLFETSISLEKMLYELKKDNLSQKAKIISLSDEGCTLRKGIFQLLKALDIVPIHDSSNRSGQDQTFLNHILSKLEGAKKSMYETEEENLRRSVELSVLVAMIGQLRIDAQNLELEKCINAQESRIRHEQLFSLQNEALKLHEMNEELRTQLIEGDHKQESLLTKVSDLQKKLQDLRGSYLDLQSENSKTREEKGSLTKEFLLLGEKNGTLEEENSVVCREMLYLGHLSSFFRSCVDD, from the exons ATGGCTACCATTTCGCACACGAATTCTAGACGGATGTACTCTTGGTGGTGGGACAGTCATATTAGCCCCAAAAATTCCAAATGGCTTCAGGAAAATCTTACTG ATATGGATGCCAAAGTCAAATCAATGATAAAGCTCATAGAAGAAGATGCTGATTCCTTTGCAAAGAGGGCAGAGATGTATTATAAGAAACGTCCAGAGCTCATGAAATTGGTAGAAGAGTTCTACCGTGCATATCGTGCACTGGCTGAAAGATATGATCACGCAACTGGAGTAATTCGTCATGCCCACCGGACTATGGCAGAAGCTTTTCCTAACCAAGTTTCCCTTATGCTTGATGATTCACCCGCAAATTCTGCTTCTGGGCCTGATCATCAAACACCTGAGATGTCCACCCCTGTACGGGCGTTCTTTGAGCCTGACGAATTGCAAAATGAGGCGCTTGGGCTGTCAGCTTTGCATTCCAATGGTGCTAAGAGGAATGGCACATTAACTGAGGATGGCAGGGTGAGAAAGAGCCTCCAGTTTCTTGAGGcagaggagaaagaaaaaaatgtacTAAGCAGTGACAACCAAAGTCACAAAAGCCAACTGCTGTCTGAGCAGAATCAAGTGCATGAATCTGAGGAGATTCTAAGCTTGAAGAAAGCTCTTGTCAAAgtagaagaagagaaggaagcTGGCCTTATGCAGTACCAACAGAGTTTGGAGAAATTGTCAATGCTGGAATCTGAAAGAGCATGTGCCCACGAAGATTCCAAGGGACTCAGTGAACAGGCAAGCCAAGCTCAAGCTCAAGCTGCAACATTGAAGGAAGCCCTCACTAAGTTAGAAACTGAAAAAGAGGCTAATCTTTTGCAGTACCGCCAGTGCTTAGACAGGATATCTGATCTGGAGAAAACCATCTCTCGTGCCCAAGAGGATGCTGAGGAACATAATCAGAGAGTTAATAAGGCTGAAATTGAAGCTCAATCACTTAAAGATGAACTCACCAAGGTGTCTGCTGAAAAAGATGCTGCACTTGACCAATACATGAGTTCTCTGGAGATGATATCGAACCTGGAGCACAAATTACAATGTACTGAAGAGGACATCAGAAAGTTGGAGCAGCGAGCTGAGAAGGCTGAAAATGAGGTCGAAACACTGAAGCGAGCTATTTCCAGCTTGACTCAGGAGAAGGAAGCTGCAGAGGTTCAGTATCACCAGTGCTTGGAAACTATTTCTAGTTTAGAGCGTAATCTCTCTTCTGCTCAGGAGGAGGCTAAACGTCTGAACGTTGAGATAGAGACTGGAATTGCCAACTTAAAGGGTGCTGAGGAGCAATGCCTCCTTTTAGAAAGATCAAATCACTCTCTGCAGTCTGAGGTGGAAGTCTTGATGCTCAAGATGGGTAATCAAAGTCAAGAACTTACAGAAAAGCAGAAGGAACTGGGAAGACTTTGGACTTGTATACAAGAAGAGCGCTTGCGTTTTGTGGAGGCTGAAACTGCTTTCCAGACACTGCAGCATTTGCATGCCCAAGCACAGGAAGAACTTCGATCTTTATCCTCAGAGCTCCAGAATAAGGTTCAAAATCTGAGGGAAATGGAAACTCATAATGAGAGGTTGCATGAAGAAGTTCTGAAGGTGAAGGAGGAGAATAAAAGCCTCAATGAGCTGAGAGTTTCTTCAGCAATTACAATAAAAGATTTGCAGAATGAGATATCTAGCTTAACTGAAACTAAAGGGAAACTCGAGGAAGAGGTTGAGCTTCGACTGGACCAAAGAAATGCTCTTCAGCAAGAAATCTACTGTCTAAAAGAAGAACTAAATGACTTCAATAAAAAACACTCGTCCATCGTGGAGCAGGTACATGCAGTAGGACTGCATGCAGATTCATTTGGAACATCAGTGAAGGAATTGCAGGATGAGAACTCAAATCTGAAAGACTCCTGCCAGAGGGAAAGAAGTGAGAAGTTAGCTCTTTTGGAAGAACTGGAAATTCTGGAACAGCTTCTTGAGAAAAATTCCATTTTGGAGAATTCTCTAGCAGATTTAAATGCTGAACTGGAAGCTGTTAGGCACAAGATAACAGCTCTAGAAGAATCTTGCCAATCTCTTTTGGAGGAGAAATCAGCTCTTCTTGATGACAAGGCATCATTACAAGCTCAGCTGCAGGATGCAAATCAAAGTTTGGAAAATCTCTCAGAGAAGAACACTTTTCTAGAGAATTCCCTGTCTGATGCTCTTGATGAACTTCAAGGTTTGAAGACAAAATCAAGGAGCTTAGAAGAGTCCTGCCAGTTGCTAGTTGATGAGAAGGCTAGAGTTGTCGCTGAAAAGGATGTTTTGACTTCTCAACTTGAAAGCACCAATATGAGACTAGACAATCTAGAGAGAAGATATGTAGAACTGGGAGAACAGTACTCAGATCTGGAGAAGGAGAAAGAATCATCAGATTGTAAGTTACAAGAATTACAGATTTCTTTGGATGTACAAAAGCAAGAACATGCTAGTTTCACCCATACAAGGGAGATGCAGTTGGCTTGTTTGGAAAGTGACAGGAGTCTCTTGCAAGAGGAGATACATTCCAGTAAGAGAGAATTCAACAAGGAGCTGGATAACTCCTTTCATTCCCACATTGAAGTCTTTATCTTAAGAAAATGTGCTAGGGACctagaagaaaaaaatttctgccTGTCAGCCAAGAATCAGAAACTCTTTGAGACATCTATATCATTGGAGAAGATGCTTTATGAGTTAAAGAAAGATAATCTTAGCCAAAAAGCTAAGATTATCTCCTTGTCTGATGAAGGCTGCACTCTGAGGAAGGGGATATTCCAGTTGCTCAAGGCTCTTGACATTGTTCCAATCCATGATAGTAGCAATAGGAGTGGGCAAGACCAAACTTTTCTGAATCACATTCTAAGCAAGCTTGAAGGTGCCAAAAAATCTATGTATGAAACTGAAGAAGAAAATCTGCGACGGTCTGTAGAGTTGTCAGTTCTTGTTGCAATGATTGGACAACTAAGGATTGATGCACAAAATCTTGAGTTGGAGAAATGCATCAATGCCCAGGAGTCAAGGATCAGACATGAGCAGCTGTTTTCTTTGCAGAATGAGGCCCTCAAGCTGCATGAGATGAATGAAGAACTAAGAACACAACTAATAGAGGGAGATCACAAACAGGAATCCTTACTAACTAAAGTTTCAGATTTACAGAAGAAGTTGCAGGATTTACGAGGGTCTTACCTTGATTTGCAGAGTGAAAATTCAAAAACTCGTGAGGAGAAAGGATCCTTAACAAAGGAGTTCTTATTGCTGGGGGAAAAAAACGGTACACTGGAAGAGGAAAACTCTGTTGTCTGCAGGGAAATGCTATATCTGGGTCacctttcttccttcttcagGAGCTGTGTGGATgat